One window from the genome of Pedobacter schmidteae encodes:
- a CDS encoding DUF4159 domain-containing protein, with translation MRIKLFLFFLVILSSSFSVPTYKMAKLKYNGGGDWYANRTALPNLISFCNNNLKTNFAPQESIVEVGSADIFNYPFVYLTGHGNVVFSDAEAKNLRKYLTGGGFLHIDDNYGLDKFIRTEMKKVFPELTFVELPSNHRIYNQKFKFPNGLPKIHEHDGKPAKGYALMLQGRMVCFYTFECDLGNGWEDFGTYPEDSQEKRNSALKMGANLIQYVLTQ, from the coding sequence ATGAGGATAAAGCTTTTTCTTTTTTTTCTGGTAATACTAAGCAGTAGTTTTTCCGTGCCTACCTATAAGATGGCAAAGCTAAAGTATAACGGAGGTGGCGATTGGTATGCTAACCGCACAGCACTCCCAAATCTCATATCATTTTGTAACAACAACCTCAAAACTAATTTTGCTCCGCAGGAATCTATTGTCGAAGTAGGTAGCGCAGATATTTTTAATTATCCTTTTGTTTATCTAACGGGGCACGGAAATGTGGTTTTCAGCGATGCAGAAGCTAAAAACCTGCGTAAGTATTTAACAGGGGGCGGTTTTTTGCATATTGACGATAATTATGGACTGGATAAGTTTATCCGTACTGAAATGAAAAAGGTATTTCCTGAACTGACATTTGTTGAGTTGCCTTCAAATCATCGTATCTATAACCAAAAATTTAAATTTCCTAACGGATTACCAAAAATACATGAACATGATGGCAAGCCAGCTAAGGGTTACGCTTTAATGTTGCAGGGACGAATGGTATGTTTTTATACGTTTGAGTGCGATCTGGGGAATGGATGGGAGGATTTTGGTACTTACCCTGAAGATAGTCAGGAAAAGCGTAACAGCGCATTAAAAATGGGCGCTAATTTGATTCAATATGTATTAACACAATAA
- a CDS encoding acetyl-CoA carboxylase biotin carboxyl carrier protein subunit has product MNVKVNDSYSFEVEAEQQVFKVDGAELKIDLAAASAGHAHIIYQHKSYKLELVSEDKSEKTSVIKVNGTLYNVAIEDQYDLLLKQLGFDHAKGNKMQEIKAPMPGLVLNIMVEIGQEVNKGDNLLVLEAMKMENIIKSPSNGTVKKILMNKGDKVEKNQILIQFS; this is encoded by the coding sequence ATGAATGTAAAAGTGAATGATAGCTATAGCTTTGAAGTTGAAGCCGAACAACAGGTGTTTAAAGTAGATGGTGCGGAATTAAAAATTGATCTGGCTGCTGCTTCAGCTGGACATGCACACATCATTTACCAGCATAAATCTTATAAGCTGGAATTGGTTTCTGAAGATAAAAGTGAAAAAACCAGTGTGATTAAGGTAAACGGGACGCTTTACAATGTGGCTATTGAAGATCAATACGATCTTTTGCTGAAACAGCTGGGATTTGATCATGCAAAGGGCAACAAGATGCAGGAGATTAAAGCGCCGATGCCCGGTTTGGTATTGAACATCATGGTTGAGATTGGACAAGAGGTAAACAAAGGAGATAATCTGTTGGTACTTGAAGCCATGAAAATGGAGAATATCATTAAGTCGCCAAGTAACGGAACAGTTAAAAAGATTTTGATGAATAAGGGAGATAAGGTGGAAAAGAACCAGATCCTGATTCAGTTTTCATAG
- a CDS encoding SUMF1/EgtB/PvdO family nonheme iron enzyme — MKKTSLYSIISLMAVAAFVSCKSKSGSSDKTGMAYNKQEYGGFTVNNRYKRGPGPGLVEIEGGAFVVGGSAINVPGQELGNYNHKREITVNSFYMDETEVSNTNWLEYLNWIRTNFPKDYEYYYNELPDTLVWRRPLSYNEPYVDNYLRHPAYQDYPVVGVTWEQAERYCEWRTDRVNELLLRERGYMTSFKDLNGTGRGNANANASASAAKSAGPFSTGTYLNNQIDDKGKRAMKDLNPAAAGTGTGKNAATRSVRLEDGILKSAYRLPSETEWEYAALGLIGNTQYENINDNKIYPWSGLGLSSAKKSTRGLILANFKRTKGDYMGVGGSLNDKGGITVAVRSYTPNDFGLYNMAGNVNEWVRDVYRSGTFEAADAFNPFRGNLYLDKKVSDPTTGKIAVDKYNRPVMTEALYAKKQTWAEKQAAATKPADSLKNTYADQRGFRDPQSELYGEITLVNDKSRVYKGGSWNDQALWLNPATRRFMQQDESSADIGFRCAMDMQGAPEIRPNGKPQFKNRASKSFRGR; from the coding sequence ATGAAAAAAACATCCTTATATTCAATCATTTCCCTTATGGCTGTAGCCGCCTTTGTTTCCTGTAAATCTAAATCAGGATCCTCAGATAAAACGGGAATGGCCTACAACAAACAGGAATATGGTGGTTTTACTGTAAATAACAGGTACAAAAGAGGACCTGGCCCCGGATTAGTAGAAATTGAAGGTGGTGCCTTTGTGGTGGGTGGTAGTGCCATTAATGTACCCGGTCAGGAACTGGGCAATTATAATCACAAAAGAGAAATTACAGTGAACTCCTTTTATATGGATGAAACTGAAGTGTCGAACACCAACTGGTTGGAGTACCTGAACTGGATCCGGACCAATTTCCCGAAAGATTACGAATATTATTATAACGAATTACCCGACACCTTGGTTTGGCGTCGTCCCTTATCTTATAATGAGCCTTATGTAGATAATTATTTAAGACATCCTGCTTATCAGGATTATCCGGTAGTAGGCGTAACCTGGGAGCAGGCAGAACGCTATTGTGAATGGAGAACAGACAGGGTTAACGAATTGTTGCTGCGCGAGCGTGGCTACATGACCAGCTTTAAAGATCTGAATGGTACCGGACGTGGAAATGCCAATGCCAATGCATCAGCCAGTGCAGCAAAATCAGCAGGTCCCTTTAGTACCGGAACATACTTAAATAATCAGATTGACGATAAAGGTAAACGTGCGATGAAGGATTTAAACCCAGCCGCCGCAGGAACGGGTACCGGCAAAAATGCAGCTACCAGGAGTGTGAGATTGGAAGACGGTATTTTAAAATCGGCATACCGTTTACCAAGTGAAACTGAATGGGAATATGCAGCATTGGGCCTCATTGGCAATACCCAATATGAAAACATCAACGACAATAAAATTTATCCATGGAGTGGTTTGGGCTTAAGCTCGGCAAAGAAAAGTACCAGGGGCTTAATTTTAGCCAACTTTAAGAGAACCAAAGGAGATTATATGGGTGTTGGTGGTTCATTAAATGATAAAGGTGGTATAACTGTAGCTGTAAGATCGTACACGCCAAACGATTTTGGACTTTATAACATGGCCGGAAACGTAAATGAATGGGTTCGGGATGTATACCGCTCTGGTACTTTCGAAGCTGCAGATGCTTTCAATCCATTCAGGGGAAACCTTTATCTCGATAAGAAAGTATCCGACCCAACTACCGGAAAAATTGCCGTTGACAAATATAACAGGCCTGTAATGACAGAGGCACTTTATGCCAAGAAACAGACCTGGGCCGAGAAACAGGCTGCAGCAACAAAACCTGCTGATTCTCTGAAAAACACTTATGCCGATCAAAGAGGCTTCCGCGATCCACAAAGTGAACTTTATGGAGAAATCACCTTGGTTAATGATAAATCAAGAGTATACAAGGGTGGTTCATGGAATGATCAGGCCCTTTGGTTGAATCCGGCTACCAGAAGGTTTATGCAACAGGATGAATCTTCTGCTGATATCGGTTTCCGTTGTGCCATGGATATGCAGGGGGCTCCGGAAATCAGGCCAAATGGAAAACCTCAGTTTAAAAACAGAGCTTCAAAATCATTCCGCGGAAGATAA
- the porV gene encoding type IX secretion system outer membrane channel protein PorV, producing MNLGYFAKSVLSVFSLVAVCSKLCGQVVQSGTQTNGSESNNIITAVPFLLIVPDARLGGMGDAGVAVAPDANAMGINPSKLAFLDKKYGFSVSYSPWLKSLVPDVSLTYLAGFYKPDEKTAIGASLRYFNLGEIQLTDINQQDMGVYSPNELAFDVTYARQMSESFALGTSVRYIYSNLTSGQFSSGQQTKPGTAIAIDASAYFKKPTIFLGTDAILSAGLNLSNIGTKVSYTENGASSFLPANFKLGGASTFLIDDFNQFTFALDFNKLMVPTQPLHDANGKIIAGKDPDRSVPAGIFGSFSDAPGGFSEELKEVSIAAGMEYWYNQQFAFRAGYFYESPDKGNRRYFTLGAGLKYNIFNMDIAYLLANAQKSPLANTLRFSLLFNFGKTAN from the coding sequence ATGAATTTAGGGTACTTTGCTAAAAGTGTATTGAGTGTGTTTTCCCTGGTTGCGGTTTGTTCAAAACTGTGCGGACAGGTGGTACAATCCGGCACTCAAACCAATGGCAGCGAAAGTAATAATATCATTACTGCAGTACCTTTTTTGCTCATTGTACCCGATGCCAGATTGGGTGGTATGGGGGACGCCGGTGTGGCCGTGGCACCTGATGCCAATGCTATGGGGATAAACCCATCAAAGCTGGCTTTTCTGGATAAAAAATATGGATTTTCTGTGTCATATAGTCCCTGGCTAAAAAGCCTGGTTCCTGATGTGAGCTTAACCTATTTGGCAGGGTTTTATAAACCGGACGAAAAGACCGCAATTGGTGCTTCTTTACGGTATTTTAATTTGGGGGAGATACAGCTGACCGATATCAATCAGCAGGATATGGGTGTTTATAGTCCCAATGAACTTGCATTTGACGTTACTTACGCAAGGCAAATGAGCGAATCGTTTGCTCTGGGGACTTCAGTCAGATATATTTATTCCAATCTTACTTCCGGACAGTTTTCATCAGGACAGCAGACCAAACCGGGAACTGCAATTGCTATTGACGCTTCGGCCTATTTTAAAAAGCCTACTATATTTTTAGGTACAGATGCTATTCTTTCGGCCGGGCTCAATTTATCGAATATCGGTACTAAAGTTAGTTATACTGAGAATGGAGCTAGCTCTTTTCTGCCTGCCAACTTTAAGCTGGGCGGTGCTTCGACATTTCTTATTGATGATTTTAACCAATTCACTTTTGCGCTGGATTTTAATAAGCTAATGGTGCCTACACAGCCTTTGCATGATGCAAATGGGAAAATTATTGCAGGTAAGGATCCGGATCGTTCGGTTCCGGCAGGTATCTTCGGTTCATTTAGCGACGCGCCGGGAGGCTTTTCAGAAGAACTAAAAGAGGTAAGCATTGCTGCAGGAATGGAATATTGGTATAATCAGCAATTTGCCTTTAGGGCTGGTTATTTTTATGAAAGTCCGGATAAGGGCAACCGACGTTATTTTACATTGGGGGCTGGGTTAAAATATAATATTTTTAACATGGATATTGCTTATCTGCTGGCAAATGCACAAAAAAGCCCTTTAGCTAATACCTTAAGGTTTTCGTTGCTCTTCAATTTTGGGAAAACAGCGAATTGA
- the ispF gene encoding 2-C-methyl-D-erythritol 2,4-cyclodiphosphate synthase, with the protein MKIKVGFGFDVHQLKENHPFIVGGVNLEHHSGAFGHSDADVLLHAICDALLGAANLRDIGYHFKNTDPQWKGISSLILLKESVKLLKEKGYEIGNIDAMLCLEAPKINPHIPAMQQHIAEAAGIAVEDISIKATTNEQMGFIGREEGVVAYAVCLIQKM; encoded by the coding sequence ATGAAGATTAAAGTAGGTTTTGGATTTGATGTACATCAGTTAAAAGAAAATCATCCTTTTATTGTTGGGGGAGTTAACCTGGAGCATCATAGTGGTGCGTTTGGGCATTCGGATGCCGATGTCCTTTTGCATGCAATATGCGATGCATTACTAGGCGCAGCCAATTTGAGGGATATTGGTTATCATTTTAAAAATACCGACCCACAATGGAAAGGCATCAGCAGTCTGATCCTGTTAAAAGAGAGTGTAAAACTGCTTAAAGAAAAAGGATATGAAATTGGGAATATCGACGCCATGTTGTGCCTGGAAGCGCCTAAAATCAATCCGCATATACCTGCTATGCAACAACATATTGCCGAAGCTGCAGGTATAGCTGTCGAAGATATTTCGATAAAGGCAACAACCAATGAACAAATGGGATTTATTGGCAGGGAAGAAGGGGTTGTGGCGTACGCAGTGTGTCTCATACAAAAAATGTGA
- a CDS encoding pirin family protein, with translation MEANIKQVSAVLKAPAPHMVGDGFRVHNFFPSGYKLKMSPFFLLDYNAKIEFSARNEPRGVGVHPHRGFETVTIAYHGAVAHHDSAGNSGVIYPGDVQWMSAASGILHKEYHEETYSKKGGDFQMVQLWVNLPAKDKMSPPKYQEIKHDDIAKYNLPDNTGSIEVIAGDYNGTKGSASTFTPINVYNARLNNGGKATLSFPANHNTGFVIVEGSIRINGNEIASTDEFVHFKNEGTDIHIEALEKSVVLVLSGEPINEPIAQYGPFLMNTAEEIQQAISDYNQGKFGYLEEG, from the coding sequence ATGGAAGCCAATATTAAACAGGTATCAGCAGTTTTAAAAGCACCGGCCCCTCATATGGTTGGCGACGGCTTTAGGGTACATAATTTTTTCCCTAGCGGCTATAAACTAAAAATGAGCCCGTTCTTTTTGCTCGACTACAATGCTAAAATCGAATTTTCGGCCCGGAATGAACCGCGCGGTGTTGGTGTTCACCCTCACCGTGGGTTTGAGACAGTTACTATCGCTTATCATGGAGCAGTAGCGCATCACGATAGCGCAGGCAACAGTGGGGTGATTTATCCCGGCGATGTACAGTGGATGAGTGCGGCAAGCGGCATTCTGCACAAAGAGTACCACGAGGAAACGTACAGCAAAAAAGGTGGCGATTTTCAAATGGTGCAATTATGGGTCAATTTGCCTGCAAAAGACAAAATGAGTCCACCTAAATACCAGGAGATTAAGCATGATGATATCGCAAAATACAATTTGCCTGATAACACTGGCAGTATCGAAGTGATAGCGGGCGATTACAACGGGACCAAAGGTTCGGCCAGTACTTTTACGCCTATTAATGTGTACAATGCCAGACTTAACAATGGAGGAAAAGCAACATTAAGTTTTCCTGCAAATCACAATACCGGCTTTGTCATCGTTGAGGGAAGCATTCGAATCAATGGCAACGAAATCGCAAGTACCGATGAATTTGTTCATTTCAAAAATGAGGGCACCGATATTCATATTGAGGCATTAGAAAAAAGTGTCGTCCTGGTGCTTAGCGGCGAGCCAATTAATGAGCCAATTGCCCAATACGGCCCCTTCCTGATGAATACTGCGGAGGAAATACAACAAGCCATCAGCGATTATAACCAGGGGAAATTTGGATACCTGGAAGAGGGATAA
- a CDS encoding YceI family protein, with product MATTNWILDPTHSELQFKVKHLMITTVTGSLNVLTASLTSESDNFENANVKFEADADSIDTGNTDRDNHLKSSDFFNADQFPKVSFSSTAFTKDGDDYTLKGDLTIKDVTKPVKLAVEFGGIATDPWGNTKAGFTISGKINRTDFGLTWNAALETGGVMVSEEVKILGELQFVKQA from the coding sequence ATGGCAACTACAAACTGGATTTTAGATCCTACCCACAGTGAGCTTCAATTTAAAGTAAAACACCTGATGATTACTACTGTAACCGGGAGTTTAAATGTATTAACTGCGTCATTGACCAGCGAATCGGATAATTTTGAAAATGCGAACGTTAAGTTCGAAGCAGACGCAGATTCAATTGACACCGGCAATACTGACCGCGATAATCACCTAAAAAGTAGCGATTTCTTTAACGCTGATCAGTTCCCTAAAGTTAGCTTTTCCTCTACTGCTTTCACAAAGGATGGCGACGACTATACTTTAAAAGGAGATCTAACCATAAAAGATGTTACCAAGCCGGTAAAACTAGCCGTAGAATTTGGTGGTATTGCCACTGATCCGTGGGGAAATACCAAAGCAGGTTTTACCATCAGTGGAAAAATAAACAGGACAGACTTTGGCTTAACCTGGAATGCAGCCCTGGAAACCGGAGGGGTAATGGTAAGCGAAGAAGTAAAAATTTTAGGTGAATTACAGTTTGTAAAACAGGCTTAA
- a CDS encoding Crp/Fnr family transcriptional regulator — protein MLEQFKTYLQNKVALTDEQFDQISGKLKIKRFEKNEMILMKGEVSAHGYFVMSGLLRSYSIDSKGKTHIIQFAPEQWWLSDRNGMLFNEASDFFIDAIENTEAVVIPKDYINEAAKIVPCMHDLNHTILNNSIRFMQKRINMLLSATAEERYLNFIKLYPNLTLRVPQWMIASYLGITPESLSRVRKDLAHKHFKT, from the coding sequence ATGCTGGAACAGTTTAAAACCTATTTACAAAACAAGGTAGCCTTAACAGACGAACAGTTTGACCAGATTTCGGGTAAACTAAAAATAAAGCGTTTTGAAAAGAATGAGATGATACTGATGAAGGGAGAAGTTTCGGCACACGGGTATTTCGTGATGAGCGGCCTGCTGCGCAGCTATTCCATTGACAGTAAAGGCAAAACCCATATCATACAGTTTGCCCCCGAGCAGTGGTGGCTGTCCGACCGTAATGGTATGCTTTTTAACGAGGCTTCTGATTTTTTTATTGACGCCATTGAAAACACGGAAGCCGTGGTTATTCCAAAAGACTATATTAATGAGGCCGCTAAAATAGTGCCGTGCATGCACGATCTGAACCATACCATCCTTAACAATTCCATCAGATTTATGCAAAAACGCATCAATATGTTGCTGAGTGCAACTGCCGAGGAGCGTTACCTAAATTTCATAAAACTTTATCCCAACCTCACTCTAAGGGTACCACAATGGATGATTGCCTCCTATCTGGGCATCACTCCAGAGTCGCTAAGCAGGGTACGCAAAGACCTGGCACATAAGCATTTTAAAACCTAA
- a CDS encoding FeoB-associated Cys-rich membrane protein: protein MDIQSILVILLFAAAIFYVGRIIYRAVSPKSGGCASNCKCGVDFSNIEPKKK from the coding sequence ATGGATATTCAAAGCATTTTAGTGATTTTACTTTTTGCCGCTGCCATATTTTATGTCGGACGCATTATTTACCGTGCCGTATCTCCTAAAAGTGGCGGCTGTGCTTCAAACTGTAAATGCGGGGTCGATTTCTCCAATATAGAACCTAAGAAAAAATAG
- a CDS encoding type 1 glutamine amidotransferase translates to MTDRSKIKVAIIDMNNGVTNQGMRGIQEVLLRYQKEMGINLPFDIFDLRQKGEIPTLDYDIYISSGGPGSPYEGEGQQWEGDFLALLDGIEDFNLKSEHKKKHVFLICHSFQIACRKFGLGQVIKRRSTAFGIFPVFLTEEGENDALFYGLPNPFYTVDSRDWQVTNPDDSLFALNNSSVLALEKDRPHVDLERCVMAIRFTKEIVGTQFHPEADPVGMKLYLLQEDKKKAIVANHGLEKYNDMLSSLDDPRRIALTQLVVLPNFLNEAIHTLAEASYD, encoded by the coding sequence ATGACTGATAGAAGTAAGATAAAAGTAGCCATTATTGATATGAATAATGGAGTGACGAACCAGGGGATGCGTGGAATACAGGAGGTCTTGTTACGCTATCAGAAAGAGATGGGGATCAATTTGCCTTTTGATATTTTTGATTTGAGGCAAAAGGGAGAAATACCGACCCTGGATTATGACATATATATTTCCAGTGGTGGGCCCGGCAGTCCATATGAAGGCGAAGGACAACAGTGGGAAGGTGATTTTCTGGCACTTTTGGACGGCATTGAGGATTTTAATTTGAAAAGCGAACACAAGAAAAAGCATGTTTTTCTGATTTGCCACTCTTTTCAAATCGCCTGCCGCAAATTTGGGTTGGGCCAGGTGATCAAAAGACGCTCTACTGCCTTTGGCATCTTCCCGGTGTTTTTAACAGAAGAAGGTGAAAATGATGCACTTTTTTACGGTTTACCTAATCCTTTTTATACCGTAGATAGTCGCGACTGGCAGGTAACCAATCCTGATGATAGCCTATTTGCCCTTAACAACTCAAGCGTTCTGGCCCTGGAAAAAGATAGGCCACATGTGGATCTGGAGCGTTGTGTAATGGCTATCCGCTTTACAAAGGAGATCGTAGGCACACAATTCCATCCCGAAGCCGATCCTGTTGGCATGAAGCTTTATCTGTTGCAGGAAGATAAGAAGAAAGCAATTGTTGCCAATCACGGTTTAGAAAAATACAATGACATGTTAAGCAGCCTTGACGATCCGCGCCGCATAGCTTTAACACAACTTGTTGTTTTGCCTAATTTTTTGAACGAAGCCATTCATACCTTAGCAGAAGCGTCTTATGATTGA
- a CDS encoding carboxylate-amine ligase gives MMNEFTLGIEEEYMVIDPVTRELTSHDQKIVEAAQKIHKDQVKAEMHQAVVEVGTGICRNTEQAREEIAQLRYTVSQLAGELGLRIGAAGTHPFSHWEKQLITEHPRYSEIVNELQEAARSNLIFGLHVHVGFQSRELAIHIANQVRYFLPHVFALSTNSPFWEGRNTGYRSFRTKIFDKFPRTGIPDIFNSIEDYDNYVKLLIKTNSIDNAKKIWWDIRVHPFFETIEFRICDCPMLIDETMAFTALFQALCAKLYKLRLQNLNFISYSRALINENKWRAARYGIDGNLIDFGKEMEVNCRNLVLELLDFVDDVVDELGCRKDINYVLKILENGTGADRQLSVYEQFGNFEAVVDYITTQTLIGAK, from the coding sequence ATGATGAACGAATTTACACTTGGTATAGAGGAAGAATACATGGTGATAGACCCTGTGACCAGGGAACTGACATCGCATGATCAAAAAATAGTAGAGGCTGCTCAAAAGATCCACAAAGATCAGGTAAAGGCCGAAATGCATCAGGCAGTAGTTGAAGTGGGGACGGGAATCTGCAGAAATACAGAGCAGGCCCGCGAAGAGATCGCTCAATTGCGCTACACAGTATCCCAACTGGCAGGTGAACTTGGTTTGCGCATTGGCGCTGCCGGTACACATCCTTTTTCCCACTGGGAAAAACAACTGATTACTGAGCATCCACGTTATAGTGAGATTGTAAATGAGCTGCAGGAAGCGGCCCGCTCAAACCTGATTTTTGGCCTGCATGTACACGTGGGCTTCCAGTCGCGCGAACTGGCCATACATATTGCCAATCAGGTGCGGTATTTTTTACCACATGTTTTTGCCCTTTCTACTAACTCTCCTTTCTGGGAAGGTAGAAACACAGGGTACAGGTCGTTCCGGACCAAGATTTTCGACAAATTCCCCCGTACGGGAATTCCGGATATTTTTAACAGCATTGAAGACTATGACAATTACGTAAAGTTGCTGATCAAGACCAACAGCATAGATAATGCAAAAAAAATATGGTGGGACATCAGGGTGCATCCCTTTTTTGAGACTATTGAATTCAGGATTTGCGACTGCCCGATGTTGATTGACGAGACCATGGCCTTTACTGCACTTTTTCAAGCCCTTTGTGCCAAGTTATACAAGTTACGTCTCCAAAACCTCAATTTTATCAGCTACTCGAGAGCGCTGATTAACGAGAACAAATGGAGGGCAGCGCGCTATGGCATTGATGGGAATCTGATTGATTTTGGCAAGGAAATGGAAGTCAATTGCCGGAACCTTGTTTTGGAGTTACTAGACTTTGTAGATGACGTGGTGGATGAGCTAGGTTGCAGAAAAGACATCAACTATGTGTTAAAAATATTGGAAAATGGGACTGGAGCCGACAGACAATTGTCTGTTTACGAACAATTTGGTAACTTTGAGGCGGTGGTAGACTATATCACCACACAAACACTAATTGGGGCTAAATAG
- a CDS encoding RimK family alpha-L-glutamate ligase — protein MKKIGILFGRERSFPEAFVKRVNEIGGKEFKAEFVNIDKIFQAEPLDYAVIIDRISQDVPFYRAAMKNAAITGTAVINNPFWWSADEKFFNNALAQKLGVPVPKTALIPSYEQPDDTSDQSFSNLAFPLDWEAIFKYTGFPAYMKPFDGGGWKEVYKLHDKEDFFDKHSQTKQTVMMLQEEIIFDEYFRCYCIGGKYVRIMQYEPRNPFHLRYVVDTPPSSQKLLQTIHDYVLKLNQYLGYDFNTVEFAVRDGIPYAIDFCNPAPDADVASVGQENFDWVVETSAKYAIERAKAQVTGQDNLTWGEYIKTSAAGIPLIGKSPVKKTAAKTARPVAKKAITTSEKAAPAKKVTPKTATAKKTTVKK, from the coding sequence ATGAAAAAAATTGGAATACTATTCGGAAGAGAACGATCTTTTCCGGAAGCTTTTGTAAAACGTGTAAACGAAATTGGCGGCAAAGAATTTAAAGCAGAATTTGTAAATATTGATAAGATATTCCAGGCAGAGCCACTAGATTATGCCGTAATTATAGACCGCATTTCTCAGGATGTACCTTTTTATCGTGCCGCCATGAAAAACGCAGCCATTACCGGCACTGCAGTTATCAACAACCCTTTTTGGTGGAGCGCCGATGAAAAGTTTTTCAACAATGCCCTGGCACAGAAACTTGGTGTACCGGTACCAAAAACAGCTTTGATTCCTTCTTACGAGCAACCCGACGACACCTCTGACCAGTCCTTCAGCAACCTTGCTTTTCCGCTGGATTGGGAGGCCATCTTCAAATATACCGGCTTTCCGGCCTACATGAAGCCATTTGATGGCGGTGGCTGGAAAGAAGTATACAAATTACATGACAAGGAAGACTTTTTTGACAAACATAGCCAAACCAAACAAACGGTAATGATGTTGCAGGAGGAGATCATTTTTGATGAGTATTTTAGATGCTACTGCATTGGAGGTAAGTATGTACGCATTATGCAATATGAACCGCGTAACCCCTTCCACCTCCGATATGTTGTAGACACCCCTCCTTCGAGCCAGAAATTACTGCAAACCATTCACGACTATGTTTTAAAATTGAACCAATATCTGGGCTATGATTTCAATACCGTCGAATTTGCCGTACGCGATGGTATTCCTTATGCCATTGATTTCTGCAACCCTGCACCGGATGCAGATGTGGCCAGTGTGGGGCAGGAAAATTTTGACTGGGTGGTAGAAACCAGTGCAAAATATGCCATCGAAAGGGCAAAAGCACAGGTTACAGGCCAGGACAACCTAACCTGGGGCGAGTACATCAAAACATCGGCTGCCGGAATCCCTCTTATTGGAAAATCTCCTGTAAAAAAGACGGCGGCAAAAACAGCCAGGCCAGTGGCGAAGAAAGCCATTACTACTTCAGAAAAAGCAGCGCCAGCTAAAAAGGTTACGCCAAAAACAGCAACAGCTAAAAAAACAACAGTAAAGAAATAA
- a CDS encoding esterase family protein, with the protein MGEEYKKWYSHNLNADFELLCFGHSGYPILLFPTSMGRYYENKDFKMIDSIRWFIDEGKIKVYCVDGIDSWSWYNKDIHPADRVKHHIWYDKLLLEEVSALARQETGHSKIITAGCSFGGYHAANFAFRHPWLVSHMFSMSGAFDIRGQLDGFYNDDVYFNNPVDFIPNDSNPELWQMKIILGTTDRDMCRVDNERLSQTLNEKGIHHWLDVRQNADHDWPIWRQMLPEYLSQLP; encoded by the coding sequence ATGGGGGAAGAATATAAAAAATGGTACAGTCACAACCTGAATGCCGATTTTGAACTCCTCTGTTTTGGACATAGCGGGTATCCGATATTGCTGTTCCCTACCAGCATGGGCCGCTACTATGAAAACAAGGACTTTAAAATGATCGATTCCATACGCTGGTTTATTGACGAAGGCAAAATTAAAGTTTACTGTGTAGATGGCATCGACAGCTGGAGCTGGTACAATAAGGACATTCATCCGGCAGACCGGGTGAAACATCACATATGGTATGATAAATTGCTGTTGGAAGAAGTGTCGGCCCTGGCCAGGCAGGAAACCGGACATTCGAAAATCATTACCGCCGGCTGTAGCTTTGGAGGCTATCATGCTGCCAATTTTGCCTTCAGGCACCCCTGGCTGGTTAGCCATATGTTTAGCATGAGCGGAGCATTTGACATCAGAGGCCAACTGGATGGTTTTTACAATGATGATGTATACTTTAATAATCCGGTAGATTTTATACCAAATGACAGCAACCCTGAGTTGTGGCAGATGAAGATTATACTGGGCACCACCGACAGGGATATGTGCCGTGTGGATAATGAACGGCTATCTCAAACTTTAAATGAAAAAGGAATTCATCACTGGCTGGATGTGCGGCAAAATGCTGATCACGACTGGCCCATATGGCGACAGATGTTGCCCGAATACCTTTCGCAGTTACCTTAA